The following proteins come from a genomic window of Megalobrama amblycephala isolate DHTTF-2021 linkage group LG1, ASM1881202v1, whole genome shotgun sequence:
- the LOC125280728 gene encoding zinc finger protein 271-like, with amino-acid sequence MRVHTGERPFTCDQCGMSFSTKGNLEVHMRVHTGAKPLTCDQRGKSFTNKRNLELHMKIHTGEKPFTCDQCGKSFIYKESLKIHIRVHTGERPFICTECDKRFLQASDLKKHLTVHRKEKPHSCSVCGKSFSQRFYLRAHQKIHTSVREYMCFECGKTFINVKHLKQHQRIHTGEKPYKCSHCDKRFSQLTNLKTHEMIHSGEKPHTCDQCGKSFTVKSHLKRHMRIHTGEKLYKCSHCDKRFSQLTNLKTHERIHSGDKPYCDKRFSRSATLKTHERINTEKQPYKCSYCEKRFSHLANLKPHERIHTGEKPYTCDQCRKSFTVKSHLKRHMRIHTGEKPYKCSYCDKRFSQSTNLKTHERIHTEEKTYCDKRFSHSATLKAHERIHSGEKPHTCDQCGKSFTVKSHLKRHMKIHEVEKPRHYSLRSR; translated from the coding sequence atgagagttcatacaggagaaagaccgttcacatgtgatcagtgtgggatgAGTTTCTCAACCAAAGGTAATCTTGaggttcacatgagagttcatactggagcgAAGCCGTTAACTTGTGATCAACGTGGGAAGAGCTTCACGAACAAACGTAATCTTGAGCTTCACATGAAaatccacaccggagagaagccattcacatgtgatcagtgtggaaagagtttcatatACAAAGAAAGTCTTAAGATTCACATTAGAGTTCACACCGGAGAGAGACCGTTCATATGTACTGAATGTGACAAAAGATTTCTTCAGGCATCAGACCTAAAGAAACACTTGACAGTTCATAggaaggagaagccacattcatgttctgtgtgtggaaagagtttttcacagcgGTTTTATTTACGTGCACATCAGAAAATTCATACtagtgtgagagagtacatgtgctttgagtgtgggAAGACTTTTATTAAtgtgaaacatttaaaacagcaccagagaattcacactggagaaaaaccgtacaagtgttcacactgtgacaagagattcagtcagttaACAAATCTAAAAAcacatgagatgatccacagtggagagaagccgcacacgtgtgatcagtgtggaaagagtttcactgttaaaagtcacctgaagcgacacatgaggatccatactggagaaaaactttacaagtgttcacactgtgacaagagattcagtcaattaacaaatttaaaaacacatgagaggatccacagtgGAGACAAACCttactgtgacaagagattcagtcggtCAGCaactctgaaaacacatgagaggatcaaCACTGAAAAACAACCCTACAAGTGTTCATACTGTGAGAAGAGATTCAGTCATTTAGCAAATCTGAAACCACATgagaggattcacactggagagaagccgtacacatgtgatcagtgcagAAAGAGTTTCACTGTTAAAAGTCACTTGAAGcgacacatgaggatccacactggagaaaaaccttacaagtgttcatactgtgacaagagattcagtcaatCAACAAATCTAAAAACACATGAGCGGATCCACACTGAAGAAAAAAcatactgtgacaagagattcagtcattCAGCAACTCTGAAAGCACATGAGCGGATCCACAGtggagagaagccgcacacgtgtgatcagtgtggaaagagtttcactgttaaaagtcacctgaagcgacacatgaagatccatgaaGTGGAGAAACCACGTCACTACAGTCTGAGATCACGGTGA